The nucleotide sequence TTCGATTCCCATGCACTTCCGCCACAGCCAACTTGAATGACGACAGGAATGGGAGCGAGACCATTGAAAAACGTTCGATTTTGTCCAAACTCAAGGAAGACGAAAATTTTAACCGCCCCGCTTGGGATGCCAAGCGGGACAGGCATCCATACATTGAAGTATTTTGAGGACTAAAATTTGTCCGCGCGAAGCGACGACTCCCCACCCAACGGGTGGGTCCCCGGTTTGAGTCTGACGCAGTTTGTCACGCCGTAGCCATAGCGAAGGTGGAAGATTGGGCAAAAGGGGGCGTTTTTCAAAGGTTTCGGATCAGGGACCATTCACTGAGGAATAAAAAGGGCTTGGGCACTATTCCAGGCCCTTTTTTGAGATCGGGTTTCCCGGGTAACGGACCCCCTGAAAAGTGAGTGAAGAAAAATGGAAAAAGGCTTTATCTCCAAATTGTTTTTCATTGTCCTGATCGGCATGCTCATTCTGCTGTTTCGTCTATTCTGGACCTATCTCTCCGCAATCGTCCTGGCCTTACTCATCGCAAGCGCTTTTTATCCGATTTATTGGCGACTGCGCCGTTTGCTGAAATACAGGGAACAGACAGCCTCCCTTTTGATGACCCTGTTTATTCTCATCATCTTGGTAGTCCCTGTCGGGGGATTCGTGGGGACTCTGTCCAATGAGGCATTCGATTTTTATGTGCGAACGAGGAATTCTGTTTCATTAAAAAAAATCCAGGATGGTCTACTGGGGGATTCGCAGTGGGCCAGGAGGATCCGCAAAGTCGGCGAACTTTCCGGGATCCAATTTACACCGGAAACCATCCAGGGATTCGCCGCATCCCTTGGAAAAAATGTGGGCCTGTTCCTCTCCAGGCAGTTGAGTTATATCGCCTCAAATCTCATGAGCTTTCTCATTCATTTCTTTCTCATGATCCTTGTCATCTATTACATCTTCAAGGACGGCAATCGACTTAAGACCTATATCTCTGAACTCGTCCCCTTCCCTGCTGAACAACAGGAACTGGTGGTTAAAAAATTCCGCGAGATGGGCAGGGCGATAATCTTTGGAAACGGATTGTCCGGAATCATCCAGGGGGTTCTTGGGGGTTTCGGTTTTTTCCTGTTCTCCCTTGGATCCCCTTTCCTCTGGGGCACCCTGATCGGTATCATGGCCTTCCTGCCGGTCATCGGCGCCTCCATTATTTTTATCCCGGCCGCACTCATCCTGCTGGCCCAGGGAAAGGCGGGTACAGCCCTCGCCTACCTTATCTACAATGTGTTTTACAGTTCCATCATGGAATACCTCATTAAACCCAGGTTGATCGGAAAAGGAATGCAGATGAACCCCCTTCTGGTCTTCATCGGGATCCTGGGAGGACTGAAACTCTTCGGTATTCTTGGTATCATTTACGGCCCCTTGATCATGACGATTTTTCTTACACTGGCTGAGATCTACAAGCTCGAATACAAAAAGGACCTTTGCTGACCGAAACCGCCGGCCCGTCTTCTTCCTTGACTATTCCCTCAGCTTGCTTATAGTTTAGCTGGTTTCCATCCATAAATGGCCTTTTTGTGCAATCTTCCGCCTTCGGCACGGCTATGGCGTGACAAGCGTGTCAACCCGCCAGAGGCGGGTAAATCTGTGGGATTTCTTCTGACGGCATACCAAGTGTACGTCTCCACGCAAACCCTTGACTTTCTTGAAGTTGCACAAAAATTCTCATTTCTGGATTGGAAACCCGGGCCCGGTGATCCTAAAACGTATTTGTGATCAGGGACGAGCCAAATATAACATTTCGCAAGGAGAACAAAACATGAATCCTCGTAAGCTTATCAAAGGGAAAATGATTCTGATCGTGGATGACGAAGAGGATATCCTCCAACTCTTGATTGATCTTCTGGATGTGTGCAAGATCGACACCGCATCCACTTTCGAACAGGCCAAGGAATTACTGGAAAAAAATTACTATGATGTGGCCATACTGGATATTATGGGGGTCAGAGGGTATGACCTGCTGAAAATCGCAAACGAGAGAGGGATACCCGCCCTCATGCTCACCGCCCATGCCCTTTCCAAGGAAGATCTCAAAAAATCCGCAGAAGAGGGCGCATCCTTTTATGCGCCAAAGGACGAAATCAATAAAATCGATGTCTTTGTCGCGGATATCATCGAAGCCCGGGAAAAGAACAAAAATATCTGGGCCCGATGGTATGAAAGACTCGCAGGATTCTGCGACAGGAGATTCGGGGTCGATTGGAGAGAGCAGGATCGCGAGTTCTGGGATAACCTCATCAAGTATTAGAGAGTGTCCATCCATAAAGCAGGCAATTTTGTTCAAGGTCAAGGAAGGCGAAGATTTTAACCGCCCCGCTTTAGGATGCCAAGCGGCAGAGGCATCCATACATTGAAATATTTTGAGGATTAAAATCTGAGCCTGACCTGAGAGATTGGGGAAAAGGGCCATTTATGGATGGGCACTAGAGAGGATTTTTCCCAGGTTAACGTTCCACCCCCATTGCCTCTCTTTTTCACAATGGTACGAACAGTTCGATGCAAGGTATCCGAGGAGGGCATGAGATGAAGAAACGTGTCGGCATGACCATCACCGAACATATCCTGAAGGAGCAACGGGAAAACCCCGGGGCCACAGGGGACTTCACCCAACTCCTCAGTGAGCTGATCGTCGCCGCCAAAGTCATTTCCAGGGAAGTGAACAAGGCCGGGCTGACGGATATCCTAGGATCCACGGGGGAAGTC is from Deltaproteobacteria bacterium and encodes:
- a CDS encoding AI-2E family transporter → MEKGFISKLFFIVLIGMLILLFRLFWTYLSAIVLALLIASAFYPIYWRLRRLLKYREQTASLLMTLFILIILVVPVGGFVGTLSNEAFDFYVRTRNSVSLKKIQDGLLGDSQWARRIRKVGELSGIQFTPETIQGFAASLGKNVGLFLSRQLSYIASNLMSFLIHFFLMILVIYYIFKDGNRLKTYISELVPFPAEQQELVVKKFREMGRAIIFGNGLSGIIQGVLGGFGFFLFSLGSPFLWGTLIGIMAFLPVIGASIIFIPAALILLAQGKAGTALAYLIYNVFYSSIMEYLIKPRLIGKGMQMNPLLVFIGILGGLKLFGILGIIYGPLIMTIFLTLAEIYKLEYKKDLC
- a CDS encoding response regulator — protein: MNPRKLIKGKMILIVDDEEDILQLLIDLLDVCKIDTASTFEQAKELLEKNYYDVAILDIMGVRGYDLLKIANERGIPALMLTAHALSKEDLKKSAEEGASFYAPKDEINKIDVFVADIIEAREKNKNIWARWYERLAGFCDRRFGVDWREQDREFWDNLIKY